The Setaria italica strain Yugu1 chromosome IX, Setaria_italica_v2.0, whole genome shotgun sequence genome has a window encoding:
- the LOC101760534 gene encoding uncharacterized protein LOC101760534 encodes MTLKHLWEVWGEWEIRVLVLSSLALQVFLLFAGGLRKRIAEWWLRMPLWLAYLLADYIAIYALGNLSQNQKLCDGSRNAEMHVLVFWAPFLILHLGGQDTITAFAVEDNELWLRHLLSLVSQVVLAGYVYWKSRPGVRLMVPAIIMFMAGVTKYGERTLALRAASMGSLRSSMLTPPDPGPNYAKFVEECQSRTDAGLVAKIVIVPERPPDGDARVEVRRVEYGDLVCSAHRLFHTFRRLFVDLILSFQDRTDSLAFFRRLEMEQAFKVVEIELVLMYESLHSKAPVIHGWLGRGLRVFTLAAPVVSLVLFARAAGDMRSNARVDVDISYVLLGGAIFLETYAILLMVISPWTFADLRASERLRPAAGAVFWLIQLFQPETRPRWSNRMSQYNLISYCLNDEPRWYKGLMERLEWRWNFRVKTMWDSWRYTKKIAVSKELKQLVFEQLKSKANSTMDPKTYRKLGEHRGQWALQRKGLYQQLGWSVDCEFDKSILLWHIATDLCFYANQDDIIGGDPLPAMSREVSSYMLFLLVMRPFMMTASIGQIRFGDTCAEAKSFFFRRADEAGDEAGCAERLRAVDTSIAEPRDVKGDRSKSVLFQACKLARQLLELEGATEAKRWRLVTSVWVEMLCYAAGKCAGSAHARQLSQGGELLTVVWLLMAHFGVGDQYRVESGHARAKLVVDT; translated from the coding sequence ATGACGCTGAAGCATCTGTGGGAGGTGTGGGGGGAGTGGGAGATCCGCGTGCTGGTCCTCTCCAGCCTCGCCCTTCAGgtcttcctcctcttcgccgGCGGCCTGCGCAAGCGCATCGCCGAGTGGTGGCTGCGCATGCCGCTCTGGCTGGCGTACCTCCTCGCCGATTACATCGCCATCTACGCACTGGGCAACCTATCCCAGAACCAGAAGCTCTGCGACGGCTCCCGGAACGCCGAGATGCACGTCCTCGTGTTCTGGGCCcccttcctcatcctccacctcGGCGGGCAGGACACCATCACGGCGTTCGCCGTCGAGGACAACGAGCTCTGGCTGCGCCACTTGCTCAGCCTCGTCTCGCAGGTCGTCCTCGCCGGCTACGTCTACTGGAAGTCGCGCCCGGGGGTCCGGCTAATGGTCCCGGCAATCATAATGTTCATGGCCGGCGTCACCAAGTACGGCGAGCGGACGCTGGCGCTCCGGGCGGCGAGCATGGGAAGCCTCCGCAGCTCCATGCTGACGCCGCCGGACCCGGGCCCCAACTACGCCAAGTTCGTGGAGGAGTGCCAGTCGCGGACGGACGCCGGGCTGGTGGCCAAGATCGTTATCGTACCGGAGCGGCCCCCCGACGGCGACGCCCGCGTCGAGGTCAGGCGGGTGGAGTACGGCGACCTGGTGTGCAGCGCGCACCGGCTCTTCCACACCTTCCGCCGCCTCTTCGTCGACCTCATCCTCAGCTTCCAGGACCGCACCGACAGCCTCGCCTTCTTCCGGAGGCTGGAGATGGAGCAGGCGTTCAAGGTCGTGGAGATCGAGCTGGTGCTCATGTACGAGTCCCTCCACTCCAAGGCCCCCGTCATCCACGGCTGGCTCGGCCGGGGCCTCCGCGTCTTCACCCTCGCCGCGCCGGTCGTGTCGCTCGTGCTcttcgcgcgcgccgccggcgacatgCGAAGCAACGCGCGCGTCGACGTCGACATCTCCTACGTGCTCCTGGGAGGCGCCATCTTCTTGGAGACCTACGCCATCCTCCTCATGGTGATCTCCCCCTGGACCTTCGCCGATCTGCGAGCCAGCGAGCGgctccggccggcggcgggggcggtgtTCTGGCTGATCCAGCTCTTCCAGCCGGAGACGAGGCCGAGGTGGTCAAACCGGATGTCGCAGTACAACCTCATCAGCTACTGCCTCAACGACGAGCCCCGCTGGTACAAGGGGCTCATGGAGCGGCTGGAATGGCGGTGGAACTTCCGCGTGAAGACGATGTGGGACAGCTGGAGGTACACGAAGAAGATCGCCGTGTCCAAGGAGCTCAAGCAGCTCGTCTTCGAGCAGCTCAAGAGCAAGGCCAACAGCACCATGGATCCCAAGACCTACCGGAAGCTCGGCGAGCACCGGGGCCAGTGGGCGCTCCAGCGCAAGGGCCTGTACCAGCAGCTGGGCTGGAGCGTGGACTGCGAGTTCGACAAGAGCATCCTCCTCTGGCACATCGCCACCGACCTCTGCTTCTACGCCAACCAAGACGACATCATCGGCGGTGACCCTCTGCCGGCGATGAGCAGGGAGGTGTCCAGCTACATGCTCTTCCTCCTGGTGATGCGCCCGTTCATGATGACGGCGAGCATTGGGCAAATCCGTTTCGGGGACACCTGCGCGGAGGCCAAGAGCTTCTTCTTCCGGCGAGCCGACGAGGCCGGGGACGAGGCCGGCTGCGCGGAGAGGCTCCGGGCGGTGGACACGTCCATCGCCGAGCCGCGGGACGTGAAGGGGGACCGGAGCAAGTCGGTGCTGTTCCAGGCGTGCAAGCTCGCCCGGCAGCTGCTGGAGCTGGAGGGCGCCACGGAGGCCAAGCGGTGGCGGCTCGTCACCAGCGTGTGGGTGGAGATGCTCTGCTACGCCGCCGGCAAGTGCGCCGGGAGCGCCCATGCCAGGCAGCTCAGCCAGGGCGGCGAGCTGCTAACCGTGGTGTGGCTGCTCATGGCGCACTTCGGCGTCGGCGACCAGTACAGGGTGGAGTCTGGCCACGCCAGGGCCAAGCTCGTCGTTGACACATAA